A single window of Chloracidobacterium sp. DNA harbors:
- a CDS encoding DUF2270 domain-containing protein, producing the protein MNEDVRIGTQTTDDDIHTTSVPESFRAFADEVRRRNQTPKSTPITIAQKLQPAEFNTAMVHFYRGEVQRSNVWRSRLDATTNWAVITAGATLSFVFSSPQNPHFAIPINTILVSIFLFMEARRYRYYEVWANRVRVLETGYFAPMLSSRTIPPDTEWAEHISSDLISPHFTISEWEAVGRRLRANYLWIFILLGLSWLLKVYIHPGPPTTLSEFVARASVGFAPGWIVMTFVLMFNFIVIFVAFSTLILRDSSSEVLPLEDFEWHPLKQVSDWAENNLKRRNTIRRSKRARQRMRSVHKTEV; encoded by the coding sequence ATGAATGAAGATGTCCGGATCGGAACGCAGACCACAGACGACGACATACACACGACCAGCGTCCCCGAATCCTTTCGGGCGTTCGCGGATGAAGTGCGGCGGCGCAACCAAACACCGAAATCGACGCCGATAACGATCGCACAAAAGCTGCAGCCGGCTGAATTTAATACCGCAATGGTCCATTTCTATCGTGGAGAGGTCCAGCGATCGAATGTATGGCGTAGTCGCCTGGATGCGACGACCAACTGGGCGGTTATCACGGCCGGAGCAACGCTCTCATTTGTTTTCAGTTCCCCGCAAAATCCCCATTTTGCGATTCCGATAAATACGATACTGGTCTCGATCTTCCTTTTTATGGAGGCCCGCCGTTATCGTTATTACGAGGTCTGGGCCAATCGCGTGCGTGTGCTTGAGACAGGCTATTTCGCCCCGATGCTGTCGTCGCGGACGATACCGCCGGATACGGAATGGGCCGAACATATTTCGTCCGATCTTATCTCGCCGCACTTTACGATCAGCGAATGGGAAGCCGTCGGTCGCCGACTGCGGGCTAACTATCTCTGGATCTTCATATTGCTCGGACTCAGTTGGCTACTAAAGGTGTATATTCATCCGGGGCCGCCGACCACTCTTTCGGAGTTTGTTGCCAGAGCATCTGTTGGATTCGCCCCGGGATGGATAGTAATGACGTTTGTGCTGATGTTCAATTTCATTGTCATCTTTGTCGCTTTCAGCACGCTCATCCTTCGTGATTCATCAAGCGAGGTTCTGCCGCTCGAAGATTTTGAATGGCACCCGCTAAAGCAAGTTTCAGATTGGGCAGAAAACAATCTTAAGCGACGCAATACGATCCGCCGATCGAAAAGGGCCCGCCAAAGGATGCGAAGTGTGCACAAGACTGAAGTATAG